A section of the Marinoscillum sp. 108 genome encodes:
- a CDS encoding DUF1593 domain-containing protein: MMFLQIPRAVLSLCAFSLLLVSQTLYAQDYQKNRVIILTDIEADPDDSQSLVRLFLYANQIDIQGIIATTSCWHTSEVNPASIHKIIDAYGEIRPNLLKHEAGFPETQTLSTMVKEGLPRYGMEGVGDGMDSEGSEWIIKILEQEDDRPLWISTWGGANTLAQALYKIRKTKTEAEVKKYVSRLRVYTISDQDDSGIWIRNNFPDLFYIVSPGDDYGSATWTGINSYVQGIDNTTISNRWIAQNIQQNHGPLGAAYPDVAWGVEGDTPAFLSLIPNGLNEPEHPEWGGWGGRYELYQPDFSKTKEGGSIVTIAPETRAIWTNAIDRYTPYLPNEYGRSVKPDSVTFSDDKVTLWRWRDDFQNDFAARMDWCFMSYEAANHPPVPVLTHPEQITVKSGAGFTLDAFDTTDPDGDSFSFLWYHYPEAGTYKKSIEVNGAENVHLAYFTAPKVDQQETAHFIVKVTDRGEPQLSRYKRVIVTILPE; the protein is encoded by the coding sequence ATGATGTTTCTTCAAATCCCAAGGGCTGTTTTATCGCTTTGCGCGTTTTCGCTACTCCTTGTTTCACAAACACTGTATGCTCAGGATTATCAAAAAAACAGGGTAATTATACTCACTGACATAGAAGCTGATCCTGATGACAGCCAATCACTGGTGCGCTTGTTTTTGTACGCCAATCAAATAGACATCCAGGGAATCATTGCGACCACTTCCTGCTGGCACACTTCTGAAGTAAATCCGGCATCTATTCATAAAATCATTGATGCTTATGGTGAAATACGACCCAACCTTCTAAAACATGAGGCCGGGTTTCCTGAGACTCAAACACTCTCGACGATGGTCAAGGAAGGTTTGCCCAGGTACGGCATGGAAGGTGTAGGTGATGGAATGGACTCTGAAGGGTCAGAGTGGATCATCAAAATACTGGAGCAGGAAGATGATCGCCCACTATGGATCTCCACCTGGGGAGGTGCCAATACCCTCGCTCAGGCATTGTACAAAATCCGAAAAACCAAAACAGAAGCTGAAGTCAAAAAATACGTTTCGAGACTCAGGGTCTACACCATCTCTGATCAGGATGACAGTGGCATCTGGATCAGGAATAATTTTCCCGACCTGTTCTACATCGTGAGTCCCGGCGATGACTATGGCAGCGCCACCTGGACAGGAATCAATAGTTATGTGCAGGGCATTGACAACACCACCATCAGCAATCGCTGGATCGCTCAAAACATCCAGCAAAATCATGGCCCTTTGGGGGCAGCATATCCTGATGTGGCCTGGGGTGTAGAAGGTGATACGCCAGCATTTCTCTCCTTGATCCCCAATGGGCTCAACGAACCCGAGCATCCCGAGTGGGGTGGCTGGGGTGGTCGCTATGAACTTTATCAGCCTGATTTTTCCAAGACCAAGGAAGGCGGCTCCATCGTCACCATAGCACCTGAGACCAGAGCCATCTGGACCAATGCCATCGACCGCTACACCCCCTACCTGCCCAACGAATATGGTCGCTCAGTAAAGCCAGACAGTGTTACTTTTTCCGACGATAAGGTCACGCTATGGCGCTGGCGCGATGATTTTCAAAATGACTTTGCTGCCCGCATGGATTGGTGCTTCATGTCGTATGAGGCAGCCAATCACCCGCCTGTGCCTGTATTGACCCATCCCGAGCAAATCACGGTGAAATCCGGTGCCGGCTTTACGCTGGATGCCTTTGACACCACAGACCCCGATGGAGATAGTTTCAGTTTTCTATGGTATCACTATCCCGAGGCTGGTACTTACAAAAAATCAATAGAGGTGAACGGTGCTGAGAATGTGCACCTGGCATATTTCACAGCGCCGAAAGTAGATCAGCAGGAAACTGCCCACTTCATAGTGAAGGTGACGGATAGAGGCGAGCCTCAGCTGTCGAGGTACAAAAGGGTCATTGTGACCATCCTCCCTGAATAG
- a CDS encoding NAD(P)/FAD-dependent oxidoreductase, translating to MNKHETSDVIIIGGSYAGLSAAMALGRSLRNVLIIDSGFACNRQTPYSHNFITQDGVTPGELSSRAKSQVLKYPTVKFLNGLAVSGMKTKSGFTITTQTAEVFHARKLVFATGIKDIMPDIKGFAECWGISVVHCPYCHGYEFRNQKTGIMANGERAFHLAGLVNNLTDNLTILTSGKADFEATQMATLDRNKIEIVETEIDEIAHQNGQIQNVLFKDGRQSDFRALYAALPFKQHSDIPLSMGCELTEPGYIKVNDLQETTIGGVYACGDNSAMMRSVATAVYTGNLTGAVINRELTAEQF from the coding sequence ATGAACAAGCATGAAACTTCAGATGTGATCATCATAGGCGGCAGTTATGCAGGCCTTTCTGCCGCCATGGCATTGGGTCGCTCCTTACGCAACGTATTGATCATTGACAGTGGATTTGCCTGCAATCGGCAAACACCCTACTCTCATAATTTCATAACACAGGATGGAGTTACTCCGGGAGAGCTCTCGTCCAGGGCCAAATCACAGGTTTTGAAATATCCGACTGTAAAGTTCCTCAACGGACTTGCTGTCAGCGGAATGAAAACCAAAAGCGGTTTCACCATCACCACTCAAACTGCCGAAGTGTTTCATGCCAGGAAGCTAGTCTTTGCTACAGGCATCAAAGACATCATGCCTGACATCAAGGGTTTTGCAGAATGCTGGGGCATTTCCGTCGTCCATTGTCCCTATTGTCACGGTTATGAGTTTCGCAACCAAAAGACCGGGATTATGGCCAATGGCGAAAGGGCCTTTCACCTGGCGGGTCTGGTGAATAACCTGACCGACAACCTCACCATCCTGACTTCAGGGAAAGCTGATTTTGAAGCTACCCAAATGGCCACACTGGACCGAAACAAAATCGAGATCGTAGAAACTGAAATTGACGAAATAGCGCATCAAAACGGGCAAATCCAAAATGTGCTTTTCAAAGACGGGAGGCAATCAGATTTTCGGGCATTATACGCGGCCCTTCCCTTCAAACAACACTCGGACATACCGCTATCGATGGGCTGCGAACTCACTGAACCTGGATACATCAAAGTGAATGATTTACAGGAAACTACCATCGGCGGTGTTTACGCATGTGGTGACAATTCGGCCATGATGCGCTCAGTGGCCACAGCGGTATATACCGGAAACCTCACAGGTGCAGTCATCAATCGGGAGCTCACAGCTGAGCAATTCTAA
- a CDS encoding T9SS type A sorting domain-containing protein, which translates to MLKRSAFLLLTIIGFTVQAQNVDVFGPQPFREILDNEFPINSWTPSAPSAVKNLQYFLLLDAETKSNVVTLSDDNSTLAISSVGDVIHTYGTVLRGVLQIVDINSDTDDDFANKYRMVPLLHSYFALNYSSGSSEVFAVDVGSYYVEEATGSGYLVVEFDGTPDAVILSASGQYTYNGTTGLQEENSSWTRQWFVLDNGKLSLTGDEADATTFFMADARDLIDNIIDDGSDFDPSGIDWQTNPFAAYPEGLWKYEESDFNGSFLMDVDEAYMPQFGDHESTLDAAVEALNEIESTLTTNGESLRYDKEVYLTFRENLLSRTLSLTDIYNGRLNERLVAYVYFTNAADDSGAHHPFMVIASHNISDSPNYLIDVSRPPGDGSGGGYAEQSITRNAVLGYFLIKIPLKDYGVIDQLTDNDLSPYGILADELDTDPSDYDVYNYVGPSSQAIAIDGVVVYPGYNNNLRFAAEDGEITSTGIHVGRGMGLHYHADGHGFNQNGLNLYNLADYEGKNHPPMIGFGYDGLVMFGRYEEGYASMAGYGEALDDYGGHDHDGFGYHYHAFSKSFEAQGPVGGEPIPFTQHFFNVGAWRGNINGIPGFLEVTPQQLKNEDIGRYAGASYESGEPGPGSVEVEACESYVWEGTTYTTSGTYTVTLTNASGGDSLVTLELTIWEEPVVLVTASDGVLMAEEQEGVTYQWYDCEKDASIENQTNSSFTPMGPGSFAVNVSNGPCSVLSACVEVDETILSTEPANGILVYPNPVTTDFRILGISEPTRVTVMSISGQIISQITDINSDTDIPVPKPPGVYLIKIDLGDKVLLKRIITTF; encoded by the coding sequence ATGTTGAAAAGAAGTGCCTTTCTGCTACTCACTATCATAGGATTTACAGTACAAGCTCAGAACGTAGATGTCTTTGGTCCACAGCCTTTTCGTGAGATTTTGGATAACGAGTTCCCAATCAATTCATGGACTCCATCGGCACCTTCTGCGGTAAAAAACCTCCAGTACTTTTTGTTACTGGACGCAGAAACAAAGTCGAATGTAGTCACCCTGTCAGATGACAACTCCACCCTTGCAATATCTTCGGTAGGTGACGTTATACACACCTACGGAACTGTATTAAGAGGTGTATTACAGATCGTAGATATTAACTCCGATACGGATGATGATTTCGCTAATAAGTATCGAATGGTTCCTTTATTGCATAGCTATTTTGCACTCAATTACTCATCCGGGAGCTCAGAGGTTTTCGCTGTGGATGTGGGCTCTTACTATGTGGAGGAAGCCACAGGGAGCGGATACCTTGTGGTGGAATTTGATGGGACTCCGGATGCGGTGATACTGAGTGCTTCCGGCCAGTATACCTACAATGGTACTACTGGTCTTCAGGAAGAAAACTCGAGCTGGACGCGACAGTGGTTCGTATTGGACAATGGAAAACTCTCTTTAACGGGGGATGAAGCTGACGCCACTACTTTTTTCATGGCCGATGCTCGTGATCTGATCGATAACATAATTGACGATGGGTCGGATTTTGACCCCTCGGGCATAGATTGGCAAACCAACCCCTTTGCGGCGTATCCGGAAGGCCTTTGGAAATATGAAGAAAGTGATTTTAATGGCTCATTTCTGATGGACGTGGACGAAGCTTATATGCCGCAGTTTGGTGATCATGAGAGCACACTTGATGCCGCTGTGGAAGCCCTCAATGAGATCGAAAGCACGCTGACCACCAACGGTGAATCCCTGCGTTATGACAAGGAGGTGTATCTGACTTTCCGTGAAAACCTGCTCTCAAGGACCCTCTCATTAACAGATATCTATAATGGCCGACTCAATGAACGGTTGGTAGCTTATGTGTATTTTACCAATGCAGCCGATGATTCTGGCGCGCATCATCCCTTTATGGTGATCGCCTCACATAATATTTCAGATAGCCCAAATTACTTGATTGACGTGTCGCGACCTCCGGGAGATGGATCCGGTGGGGGCTATGCAGAACAATCAATCACCCGAAACGCAGTGTTGGGCTATTTTCTAATCAAAATACCTCTGAAAGATTATGGGGTAATCGATCAGTTAACGGACAATGACCTGAGTCCTTATGGAATACTGGCAGATGAGCTGGATACTGATCCTTCGGACTATGATGTGTATAACTATGTAGGTCCAAGCTCCCAGGCCATCGCCATTGATGGTGTGGTTGTCTACCCTGGGTATAACAACAATCTACGCTTTGCTGCCGAAGATGGTGAGATCACCAGTACCGGGATTCACGTTGGAAGGGGAATGGGATTACACTATCATGCAGATGGACATGGTTTTAACCAAAACGGGCTTAATCTTTATAATCTGGCAGATTATGAGGGGAAGAATCACCCACCAATGATTGGGTTTGGTTATGATGGCCTTGTGATGTTTGGTCGGTATGAAGAAGGTTATGCCTCCATGGCGGGTTATGGTGAGGCACTGGATGATTATGGAGGACACGACCATGATGGATTTGGGTATCATTACCATGCTTTTTCAAAATCCTTTGAAGCCCAGGGACCAGTAGGAGGTGAGCCCATACCTTTCACACAACATTTTTTCAATGTGGGTGCCTGGCGAGGTAATATCAACGGCATCCCTGGTTTTTTGGAGGTAACTCCACAGCAGCTGAAGAATGAGGACATAGGCAGATATGCCGGAGCCTCCTATGAGTCGGGCGAACCAGGCCCTGGCTCGGTAGAGGTAGAGGCCTGCGAAAGTTATGTGTGGGAGGGAACGACCTACACCACTTCAGGTACCTATACAGTTACATTGACCAACGCCTCAGGTGGGGACAGTCTGGTGACGCTGGAACTTACCATTTGGGAAGAACCTGTTGTCTTGGTGACCGCAAGCGATGGAGTGCTCATGGCAGAAGAGCAGGAGGGAGTGACTTATCAATGGTATGATTGTGAAAAAGATGCTTCAATTGAAAATCAAACCAATTCATCATTTACCCCGATGGGACCCGGGAGTTTTGCCGTGAATGTTTCAAATGGTCCCTGCTCTGTCTTATCGGCATGTGTGGAGGTAGATGAGACGATTCTCAGTACCGAACCAGCCAATGGGATATTGGTTTACCCCAATCCGGTAACCACCGACTTTCGGATTTTGGGCATTTCTGAGCCAACCCGGGTCACGGTGATGAGCATCTCCGGTCAGATCATTTCACAAATCACTGACATCAACTCTGACACGGATATCCCAGTCCCCAAACCTCCGGGGGTTTACCTGATTAAGATTGATCTGGGAGATAAAGTACTTCTGAAGAGAATAATCACGACTTTCTAA
- a CDS encoding SRPBCC domain-containing protein — translation MNPTLFMDFTVDKSNNTMHIKRQFDAPRDVVWKAWTTAEILDQWWAPKPYKCNTKTMDFREGGYWLYYMEGPKGDIHWCRADYSSVNPQESYEATDAFCDSDGKINNIHPGSHWHNVFADFEGDSTLVTITITYKSLEDLEKIVEMGFKEGLAMGMENLDYYISTQFKLRKENKVTNKAGVATYLNFPGNTEEVFRFYQKVFGGEFTGRGLQRFEDFSFPGQPPMDEATKKLIIHVELTILGGHRLMATDAPESMGFKVNAGNNMHIHLEPDSKEEADRLFNELSAGGEVEMGMKDMFWGAYFGSFQDKYGINWMINYQPV, via the coding sequence ATGAACCCTACTCTTTTCATGGACTTTACCGTGGATAAGTCCAACAACACCATGCACATAAAGCGCCAGTTTGATGCACCACGTGATGTGGTCTGGAAAGCCTGGACCACCGCCGAGATCCTCGACCAGTGGTGGGCGCCCAAACCCTACAAATGCAACACCAAGACCATGGACTTCAGGGAAGGTGGATATTGGCTGTATTACATGGAAGGACCTAAGGGCGACATCCACTGGTGCCGGGCAGACTACAGCAGTGTGAACCCCCAGGAAAGCTATGAAGCAACGGACGCTTTTTGTGACAGTGATGGGAAGATCAATAACATCCATCCGGGCTCTCACTGGCACAATGTCTTCGCAGATTTCGAAGGTGACAGCACATTGGTGACTATCACCATCACCTATAAAAGCCTCGAAGACCTGGAAAAAATTGTAGAAATGGGCTTCAAAGAAGGATTGGCCATGGGCATGGAAAACCTGGATTACTACATCAGTACACAGTTCAAACTACGCAAGGAAAACAAGGTCACCAACAAGGCTGGTGTAGCCACCTATCTGAACTTCCCCGGAAATACAGAAGAGGTCTTCCGGTTCTATCAAAAAGTGTTTGGAGGAGAGTTTACCGGACGCGGATTACAGCGATTCGAAGATTTTAGTTTCCCGGGCCAGCCCCCAATGGATGAGGCCACCAAGAAACTGATCATCCACGTGGAGTTGACGATATTGGGTGGTCACCGACTGATGGCGACAGATGCTCCGGAGAGCATGGGATTCAAAGTAAACGCCGGCAATAACATGCACATCCACCTGGAACCTGACTCCAAAGAAGAAGCCGACCGGCTTTTCAACGAGCTGTCAGCAGGAGGCGAAGTGGAGATGGGCATGAAAGATATGTTCTGGGGTGCGTACTTCGGGTCATTTCAGGACAAGTACGGCATCAACTGGATGATCAATTACCAGCCTGTTTGA
- a CDS encoding helix-turn-helix transcriptional regulator, which produces MVADKHKSTRRDVFQAIADPTRRAIIFLLAVSALTPNAIAEHFDTSRQAVSKHLKVLVECEVVTQEQQGREIHYHLNVNKMKDIEKWLEQFRQIMENRFDNLDQYLAQLKSNKN; this is translated from the coding sequence ATGGTAGCAGATAAGCATAAATCTACACGACGCGATGTTTTCCAGGCCATCGCAGACCCTACACGCAGGGCCATCATTTTCTTGCTGGCGGTGAGCGCCCTGACACCCAATGCCATTGCGGAGCACTTCGACACCAGCCGACAGGCAGTATCCAAGCACCTCAAAGTGCTGGTGGAATGCGAAGTGGTCACGCAGGAGCAGCAAGGAAGAGAAATTCACTACCACCTCAATGTGAACAAGATGAAAGACATAGAAAAATGGCTGGAGCAGTTCAGGCAAATCATGGAAAACCGATTTGACAACCTGGATCAATACCTGGCTCAACTCAAAAGCAACAAAAATTAA
- a CDS encoding hybrid sensor histidine kinase/response regulator transcription factor translates to MLVLIFGLETKGQTEWPLQHVDKKSGLSNSAINAIYMDHLDYVWFGTWDGLNRYDGNEIISYKPIAEDEHSLSNNVVRQILEDKFGNLWIVTHDGINRYDHQLDHFHRYFNDLKDLPFLENNLKATLSEDSTLYISLVGWGVAQYNQQADRFEKIAIDEQVGQNIHSVGAFQNTLYLSNGEGKLYSHTYGKPVVSYDLEWSPKVWFHQFVSLNQRYFYLYQPSIDRLIIKELYQNRVANSFEINTQSAQITGVGSSSDGNRLLLGTDDGQLLEVSLADDQITHRSLSGMIPSLSKRKLKIFSLHTSKQGILWLGTDGDGVYKYLTKERSFYPISEGSPADGKLSNSIVRSIYIDPNNQLYAGTRSGGLNIISPDRSETRVLNKSNGLNGNTVLSITPDKHGNIWLGLDSEGVDMIEQRTGRILHFPRDFTNQPEDLYFGSVYKVFFDAYGHLWLGTSGYGIIYMDIEKTSTGAYRLNESYSISPDQKNTPGEISIRSNIVYTITSEEPNILWFGTRNGGLYRYNTLTRKFTHNLQADETSRYALSNNDILSLYIDQQNKLWVGTSGGLNQVNLSNFTVDQYTQSDGLANNTIHGILQDQSGRLWLSSNNGLFAFSPNANTFKNFNWTDGLLNYEYTDGAYFQLKGNHQLYFGGTKGIDIVDPNKTDTSTAFPRLAITDLLVSNVRIAPGDSTGILQTHIDLQKEIHLNYDQNFLSLRFTTLDYWHKQRCSYRYFLEGFDNDWNIIGKQSMINLTNIPPGEYQLHLNNSNENGDWNPHERTVLITIDPPFWATNTAYTIYVIMAVLSQIGLIQLSRNRSKRKKALEIERLKKEQAESIQKYKLEFFTDIAHEFRTPLTLILGPAVSLLEKTKEKPALHTPIQTIYRNSLRLQKLIQELIQFRKVEMGKEQLNIRAINIIAFAEELLQSFRQYALEKEIILTYEAPEELYAQVDSDILEKILINLVSNALKYTDRGGKVAIKLWAEQEKIYFSVKDNGMGIQEHELARVFERFTSLHHEKEEGSTNSVGIGLSLTKKLINLHHGDISVQSQPGEGTDFTFWLPASLPTQEQVAEDTVDHAMLTRLHEHVQAEFYHKDSLDQELINISLERHEHNLLIVDDNVQILNLLKDLLSHQYNVTSCTRAKEALSILASRKIDLVISDVIMPEMSGYELCEAIKTKIEISHVPVILLTAKGQMEERIEGLQAGADAYIPKPFHPDHLKVRIEKLISTREVLKKKFDAYTPHEKEFASFGIGAKDDEFFQLMDQFIKDQMNDPQLDAQHLANHLGMSKTSLYKKVRALTGQTPHALINQYRLKKAAFLLTNSEYNVSEIIYMTGFNSRSYFYKSFQEMFHCSPSTYGSEQN, encoded by the coding sequence ATGCTGGTCCTGATCTTTGGTCTCGAAACCAAGGGTCAAACGGAATGGCCACTGCAACATGTAGACAAGAAATCGGGACTATCCAATAGCGCCATCAACGCCATCTACATGGATCATCTGGACTATGTATGGTTTGGTACGTGGGATGGCCTCAATCGCTATGATGGGAATGAAATCATCAGCTACAAACCTATTGCAGAAGATGAGCACTCCCTTAGCAACAACGTGGTTCGGCAAATCCTGGAAGACAAATTTGGCAACCTGTGGATTGTCACCCATGATGGCATCAATCGGTACGATCATCAACTGGATCACTTTCACCGCTACTTCAATGACCTCAAGGACCTGCCTTTTCTTGAAAATAACCTGAAAGCCACCTTATCCGAAGACTCCACCTTGTACATAAGTCTTGTAGGCTGGGGCGTGGCCCAATACAACCAGCAAGCCGATCGCTTCGAGAAAATAGCCATTGATGAGCAAGTAGGACAAAACATCCACAGTGTTGGCGCTTTTCAAAACACACTTTACTTATCAAATGGTGAAGGCAAACTGTACTCGCACACTTATGGAAAGCCTGTGGTGAGTTACGATCTGGAGTGGTCACCCAAGGTTTGGTTTCACCAGTTTGTGAGCCTCAACCAGCGCTACTTCTACCTCTATCAGCCGTCCATAGATCGACTCATCATCAAAGAATTGTATCAGAATCGGGTCGCGAATTCATTTGAGATCAATACCCAATCTGCACAGATAACAGGGGTAGGCAGCAGTAGTGATGGCAACCGGCTGCTGCTAGGTACGGATGATGGTCAGCTGCTGGAAGTCAGTCTGGCCGATGATCAGATCACACACCGTTCGCTCAGCGGGATGATCCCCAGCCTCAGTAAGCGAAAGTTGAAAATTTTCTCCCTTCACACCTCCAAGCAAGGCATCCTGTGGCTGGGTACCGACGGTGACGGGGTTTACAAATACCTCACCAAAGAGCGCTCATTTTATCCCATTAGTGAAGGCAGCCCTGCTGATGGAAAGCTTTCTAATAGCATTGTGAGATCGATTTACATCGACCCGAACAATCAGCTCTACGCCGGCACAAGAAGCGGTGGACTCAACATCATCTCACCAGACCGAAGCGAAACCAGGGTGCTAAATAAAAGCAACGGGCTCAACGGTAATACTGTGCTTTCCATCACTCCTGACAAACATGGCAATATCTGGCTTGGGCTGGATAGTGAGGGTGTGGACATGATCGAGCAGCGCACGGGCCGGATCCTTCATTTCCCCCGGGACTTTACCAATCAGCCGGAAGACCTCTATTTCGGATCGGTATACAAGGTATTCTTCGATGCCTATGGACATTTGTGGCTGGGCACCAGTGGGTATGGCATTATCTATATGGATATTGAGAAAACCAGTACCGGAGCATATCGGCTAAACGAATCTTATAGTATCTCTCCTGACCAAAAGAACACTCCCGGTGAAATCTCTATCCGAAGTAATATCGTCTACACCATTACCTCAGAAGAACCCAACATCCTGTGGTTTGGCACACGAAACGGAGGCCTGTATCGCTACAACACCCTCACCCGAAAGTTTACCCACAACCTGCAAGCTGACGAAACCAGTCGGTATGCCCTGAGTAACAACGACATCCTGAGCCTGTACATCGACCAACAAAACAAGCTCTGGGTAGGTACCAGCGGTGGACTTAATCAGGTGAACCTGAGTAATTTCACGGTAGATCAATACACCCAAAGTGACGGACTGGCCAACAACACCATTCACGGAATATTACAGGACCAGTCCGGCAGACTCTGGCTGTCCAGCAACAATGGCCTTTTTGCCTTTTCGCCCAATGCCAATACTTTCAAGAACTTCAACTGGACAGATGGTCTGCTGAACTACGAATACACCGATGGAGCCTATTTTCAGCTGAAAGGAAACCATCAGCTCTATTTCGGAGGCACCAAAGGCATCGACATTGTGGATCCAAACAAGACGGATACCAGCACGGCTTTCCCTCGCCTGGCCATCACGGACTTACTGGTATCCAATGTGCGCATTGCCCCAGGCGACAGCACGGGCATTTTACAGACTCATATTGATCTGCAGAAGGAAATTCACCTCAATTATGACCAGAATTTTCTCAGCCTCAGGTTCACTACCCTGGATTACTGGCATAAGCAGCGATGTAGCTACCGTTATTTTCTGGAGGGCTTCGACAATGATTGGAACATCATTGGCAAACAATCCATGATCAACCTGACCAACATTCCTCCGGGGGAATACCAACTCCATTTGAACAACTCCAATGAAAACGGAGATTGGAACCCACATGAGCGTACGGTACTCATTACCATTGATCCGCCCTTTTGGGCTACCAATACGGCTTATACCATTTATGTGATTATGGCGGTCTTGTCCCAAATTGGGCTGATACAGCTATCAAGGAATCGATCGAAGCGCAAAAAGGCCCTGGAAATAGAACGCCTGAAAAAAGAACAAGCTGAATCCATCCAAAAATACAAACTGGAATTTTTCACTGACATAGCCCATGAGTTTCGGACTCCGCTCACACTGATCCTGGGACCAGCAGTCTCCCTGCTGGAGAAGACCAAAGAGAAACCGGCACTCCACACGCCCATCCAAACCATCTACCGAAACTCCCTGCGGCTACAAAAGCTCATTCAGGAACTCATCCAGTTCAGAAAAGTGGAGATGGGCAAGGAACAACTGAACATTCGCGCCATCAACATCATTGCTTTTGCCGAAGAGCTGTTGCAATCCTTCAGGCAGTATGCACTGGAAAAAGAGATCATTCTTACCTATGAAGCACCCGAGGAGCTCTATGCTCAGGTAGACTCGGATATTTTGGAGAAAATCCTTATCAACCTGGTGAGTAACGCACTCAAATACACGGATCGGGGTGGTAAAGTAGCCATTAAACTATGGGCCGAGCAAGAGAAAATCTACTTCAGTGTCAAGGACAATGGCATGGGCATTCAGGAGCATGAGCTTGCCCGCGTGTTTGAGCGGTTTACCAGCCTGCATCATGAGAAAGAGGAAGGAAGCACCAACAGTGTGGGCATAGGTCTGTCCCTGACCAAAAAGCTGATCAACCTTCACCATGGCGACATTTCTGTCCAAAGTCAGCCTGGCGAAGGCACCGACTTTACCTTTTGGCTTCCTGCCAGCCTGCCGACACAAGAGCAAGTGGCAGAGGACACGGTCGACCATGCCATGCTTACCCGCCTCCATGAACACGTACAGGCCGAATTTTATCATAAAGACAGCCTCGATCAGGAATTGATCAACATCAGTCTGGAGCGCCACGAGCATAACCTGCTGATCGTAGATGATAACGTACAGATTCTGAACCTGCTGAAAGACCTGCTCTCACATCAATACAACGTCACCTCCTGCACCAGGGCAAAAGAAGCCCTCAGCATCCTGGCCAGCCGGAAAATTGACCTGGTGATCAGTGATGTGATCATGCCAGAGATGAGTGGCTACGAACTCTGTGAAGCCATCAAAACGAAAATAGAAATCAGCCACGTTCCGGTCATCCTGCTCACGGCCAAGGGACAAATGGAGGAACGCATAGAAGGCCTGCAAGCCGGAGCAGACGCTTACATTCCCAAGCCCTTTCATCCCGATCACCTGAAGGTCAGGATCGAAAAGCTCATCAGCACCCGCGAAGTGCTTAAAAAGAAATTTGATGCTTACACCCCTCATGAAAAGGAGTTTGCCTCGTTTGGGATAGGTGCCAAAGACGATGAATTTTTCCAACTCATGGATCAGTTTATCAAAGATCAGATGAATGATCCTCAACTGGATGCACAGCACCTCGCCAACCACCTGGGGATGAGCAAAACCTCTCTCTATAAGAAAGTGAGGGCCCTTACGGGACAAACACCACACGCACTGATCAATCAGTACCGGCTCAAGAAAGCAGCTTTTTTGCTAACCAACTCAGAGTACAACGTATCCGAAATTATCTATATGACGGGCTTCAATAGCCGGTCTTACTTCTACAAATCGTTTCAGGAAATGTTTCATTGCTCCCCTTCCACCTATGGCAGCGAGCAAAACTAG